AGCGGTGGTACGACTGCCCCGACTGTGGATACGAAGCCCCCTCACGCATCGTCTACGGCCCCGAACGGTGAGTGAGTGAGTGAGCGCTGGGCGCTGTTTTTCGGCCGGGCACGAGGTGGTGGCCCGGGACGACCGGGTGAGTCAACCAATGACCCTCGAAGTACTTGACCGACACAGCGAGGCACTATTCGAGTTCCTCTGGTGTCCCGTCTGCGGGCAGGAGGTCTTCACTCACATCCCCTTCGAGGGGGTGTTCTGCAAGAACTGCAACACCCAGGTCGAACTCCAAGAATCCCGCGAGACACGCGGCTACGAGGAGGCCGTGCTCGCCTGCTTCGATTCTACCACGACCTGGAACCTCCACGTCGACGAGAAACTGCGCCGCGGACTGCCTGATGGGTCGGCGCGCGTGAAGATCT
The genomic region above belongs to Haloplanus sp. HW8-1 and contains:
- a CDS encoding DUF7567 family protein, whose amino-acid sequence is MTLEVLDRHSEALFEFLWCPVCGQEVFTHIPFEGVFCKNCNTQVELQESRETRGYEEAVLACFDSTTTWNLHVDEKLRRGLPDGSARVKIFGAPGAYEVDWWSPEPGEDWEPVERGEFDDVEEPNEVAHLA